A single Pedobacter sp. PACM 27299 DNA region contains:
- a CDS encoding family 20 glycosylhydrolase — MRRLLPLFPMVLWAFLAPAQAKKDASDAKNIAINWQIIENSHAGAGQFLSVLNVQNNSEIPLMNKNWKLYFNFARRILTKTVTGEVDIVHVNGDLYYIRPTDKFVPISNGASVNIEFASSDWAVNFTDAPEGFYLIYDHDPKKPIPIKNVKAIPSTSPAQFARNKQDRVPAITPELIYEENKIITNLPDKDLQKVFPTPVTYEKKSGSFILDQSVKITADPSFSDERNFLNEKIGLLLTSGKVVSGKTIHGKAAVKGLADKKILLKLDKSIAKEGYILNINQNSLAISAADPTGIFYGIQSLLSSFPPQKRGVKVASITIQNALVQDQPRFPFRGLMIDVARNFQTKEEIIKLLDLMGMYKLNVLHFHLNDDEGWRLEIQGLPELTEIGSRRGHPIDSNANYLIPSFGSGPFMNNPHGTGHYSIADFIAILKHANARHIRVIPEIEAPGHARAAVRSMEIRYHRLMKSGKPEAAAEYLLQDLNDPSTYRSVQNWNDNVIDPALPSAYNFMEKVTDEIMAMYKAANAPLETIHFGGDEVPDGAWEASPTSLAFVKANPELKDVNGLWAYFYTRLNEMLKKKKLYLSGWEEVGMQPVVASGKKSYVINPGLADKNIHLNVWNNIIGWGAEDLAYRLANVGYKVILGGVSNFYFDMAYQKSFDEPGYYWGEYADIDKAFNFIPFNSFLNSNKDKFGNTLKEGFYDSKERLTAKGKANIVGLQGLLWSETIKGSKDLEYMIMPKLLGLAERAWATDPEWANEPDSIKRKQLYNRAWSQFVNVVGKRELPRIDAAFESMNYRLPTAGAAVKDGLVHLNIQFPGLTIRYTTDNSEPTINSTVYTKPIPAKGSIRFRTFDSKGRGGKTSSIHPEENWTASPKQLP, encoded by the coding sequence ATGAGACGACTACTGCCACTGTTCCCCATGGTTTTATGGGCATTCCTTGCTCCTGCTCAAGCGAAAAAAGACGCATCAGATGCAAAAAACATTGCAATTAATTGGCAAATAATAGAGAATAGCCATGCTGGCGCAGGTCAATTCCTATCTGTATTGAATGTTCAAAACAACAGTGAAATTCCTTTAATGAACAAAAACTGGAAGTTATATTTCAATTTTGCGAGAAGAATCCTAACCAAAACAGTGACTGGGGAAGTAGACATTGTACATGTCAATGGAGACTTGTACTATATTCGTCCAACTGATAAATTCGTCCCTATTAGTAATGGAGCTTCCGTAAATATTGAGTTTGCCTCCAGCGATTGGGCAGTAAATTTCACTGATGCTCCGGAAGGCTTTTACCTGATTTATGATCATGATCCAAAAAAACCTATTCCTATAAAAAATGTGAAGGCTATTCCTTCTACCAGTCCGGCACAATTTGCCAGAAATAAACAGGATCGTGTGCCTGCGATCACTCCTGAACTCATCTACGAAGAGAACAAAATCATTACGAACCTACCAGATAAGGACCTTCAAAAGGTATTCCCTACTCCAGTAACCTATGAAAAAAAGAGCGGCAGTTTTATCCTGGATCAAAGTGTCAAAATAACAGCAGATCCATCATTTAGCGATGAAAGAAATTTCCTAAACGAAAAGATAGGGCTGCTATTGACCTCTGGAAAAGTAGTCAGTGGTAAAACAATCCATGGTAAAGCTGCAGTTAAAGGGCTTGCGGATAAAAAGATTCTATTAAAACTGGATAAATCAATTGCAAAAGAAGGTTATATCTTAAACATCAATCAAAATAGCCTGGCGATCAGCGCTGCTGATCCAACAGGAATATTCTATGGCATTCAATCTTTACTCAGCAGCTTTCCACCGCAGAAAAGAGGCGTAAAAGTAGCCAGCATTACCATTCAAAATGCGCTGGTTCAAGATCAGCCACGTTTCCCATTCCGGGGATTGATGATCGATGTGGCGAGAAACTTCCAGACTAAAGAAGAAATCATCAAACTTTTAGACCTGATGGGCATGTATAAACTGAACGTTTTACACTTCCATTTAAATGACGATGAAGGCTGGAGGCTCGAGATTCAAGGCTTGCCTGAGCTGACCGAAATCGGCTCAAGAAGGGGACATCCTATAGACAGTAATGCAAATTACCTGATTCCATCATTTGGTTCTGGGCCATTTATGAACAATCCACATGGTACTGGCCATTACAGTATTGCTGATTTCATTGCCATTTTAAAACACGCCAATGCCAGACACATCCGCGTGATTCCAGAAATCGAAGCTCCAGGACACGCTAGAGCAGCGGTCCGCTCCATGGAGATCCGTTACCACAGATTAATGAAATCAGGTAAGCCAGAAGCCGCAGCGGAATATCTGTTACAAGACCTTAACGACCCTTCTACCTACCGTTCGGTACAAAATTGGAACGACAATGTGATTGATCCTGCACTTCCTTCCGCCTATAATTTTATGGAAAAGGTAACTGATGAGATCATGGCTATGTACAAAGCAGCAAATGCGCCGCTGGAAACTATACATTTTGGTGGCGATGAAGTTCCTGATGGTGCATGGGAAGCTTCTCCAACTAGTTTAGCCTTTGTAAAAGCAAATCCGGAATTAAAAGATGTAAACGGTTTATGGGCATATTTTTACACCCGCCTAAATGAGATGCTGAAGAAAAAGAAGCTGTATTTATCCGGCTGGGAAGAAGTAGGCATGCAGCCTGTAGTTGCCAGTGGAAAGAAATCTTATGTGATCAATCCAGGACTAGCCGATAAAAATATCCATTTAAATGTATGGAACAACATCATTGGCTGGGGAGCAGAAGACCTTGCTTATCGCTTGGCAAATGTGGGCTATAAAGTCATATTGGGTGGTGTGAGTAATTTCTATTTCGATATGGCTTATCAAAAATCATTCGATGAACCTGGTTATTACTGGGGCGAATATGCCGATATCGACAAGGCTTTTAATTTCATTCCCTTCAATTCTTTCCTAAATTCCAACAAAGACAAATTCGGCAATACCTTAAAAGAAGGTTTTTACGATTCAAAAGAACGTTTAACTGCTAAAGGAAAGGCGAACATCGTTGGTTTACAAGGATTATTATGGAGTGAGACAATCAAAGGATCGAAAGATCTGGAATATATGATCATGCCCAAATTGCTGGGATTAGCAGAAAGAGCCTGGGCTACCGATCCGGAATGGGCAAATGAACCGGATTCTATCAAAAGAAAACAATTGTACAACCGTGCCTGGTCGCAATTTGTAAATGTAGTTGGCAAAAGAGAGCTGCCAAGAATTGATGCAGCGTTTGAATCGATGAATTACAGGCTCCCTACAGCTGGCGCAGCGGTTAAAGATGGCCTGGTACATTTGAACATTCAGTTCCCTGGTTTAACCATCAGATATACAACAGACAATTCAGAACCGACTATAAACAGCACGGTTTATACCAAACCAATTCCGGCAAAAGGCTCCATCAGATTCCGTACGTTTGATAGTAAGGGAAGGGGTGGAAAAACAAGTTCGATACATCCAGAA
- a CDS encoding RNA polymerase sigma-70 factor, whose translation MSKHSSDLNNLISHIALYDSESAYKQFFKYLFPVLYRFSYCLLKSKELSEEVASDVMITLWKNIKNLPELENVKVYALVIARNLSLNVLNKHSRHELVSIDDIEIEVALDSLNPEQLLINGELKKRLEQATQSLPDKCKMVFKLIKEDGLSYKETASLLNISVKTVDAHLVTALKKLALVLHMEVNLL comes from the coding sequence ATGTCCAAGCATTCATCCGACTTAAATAACCTGATTAGTCACATTGCTTTGTATGATAGCGAAAGTGCTTACAAGCAATTTTTTAAATATTTGTTTCCTGTTTTATACCGTTTCAGCTATTGTTTGTTGAAATCTAAAGAACTATCGGAAGAAGTAGCTAGTGACGTCATGATTACCCTCTGGAAAAATATAAAAAACTTGCCAGAGTTGGAGAATGTGAAGGTATATGCACTCGTCATTGCACGTAACCTTTCTTTAAACGTACTGAATAAGCACTCCCGTCATGAGCTGGTTTCTATTGATGATATCGAAATAGAAGTCGCACTGGATTCCCTGAATCCGGAACAACTGCTCATCAATGGGGAACTAAAGAAAAGATTGGAACAAGCCACGCAATCCCTGCCAGATAAGTGTAAAATGGTTTTTAAACTGATCAAAGAGGATGGTCTCAGTTATAAAGAAACAGCTAGCCTCTTAAATATTTCGGTAAAAACTGTAGATGCACATTTGGTGACCGCCTTAAAAAAGCTGGCCCTGGTTTTACACATGGAAGTCAACCTGTTGTGA
- a CDS encoding ABC transporter ATP-binding protein has protein sequence MLHFEKFKKFYQGRQIISVPNLTLSPGIYWLKGSNGSGKSTLLKAVAGLLSFEGEIILDPQIALKKQSIAYRRLVNFAEAEPIFPAFLTGKEMIQLFSTAKGGVFGQTEYYLESMQMQHYMDQQIGTYSSGMLKKLSLVLAFIGKPALILLDEPLITMDAESLAVLYRWILEKNQQEATSFLLASHQELEHPELSKASVLQVMEGLIKF, from the coding sequence ATGTTACACTTTGAAAAGTTTAAGAAGTTTTACCAGGGGCGGCAAATCATTAGCGTTCCAAATCTGACCTTATCTCCAGGAATTTACTGGCTGAAAGGCAGCAATGGATCTGGAAAAAGTACACTTCTAAAAGCCGTTGCCGGCCTGCTCTCTTTTGAAGGAGAAATCATCCTTGATCCCCAAATTGCTTTAAAAAAACAAAGTATTGCTTACCGAAGACTGGTTAATTTTGCAGAGGCTGAACCGATATTTCCCGCATTTTTAACTGGAAAAGAAATGATTCAATTGTTTAGCACTGCCAAGGGAGGTGTTTTCGGACAAACCGAATACTATCTGGAAAGTATGCAGATGCAGCATTATATGGATCAGCAAATCGGCACTTATTCCAGTGGGATGCTGAAGAAGCTTTCCCTGGTTCTGGCTTTTATTGGCAAACCAGCACTGATTTTATTGGACGAACCGCTGATTACAATGGATGCGGAATCTTTGGCGGTACTTTATCGATGGATTTTAGAGAAAAATCAGCAGGAAGCCACCAGTTTTCTACTGGCCTCCCATCAGGAACTCGAACATCCTGAATTGTCCAAGGCATCTGTATTGCAAGTCATGGAAGGTCTAATAAAATTTTAA
- a CDS encoding glycoside hydrolase family 20 protein: MIFGNKRKNKGRYLKLSFKLILMVALLFSGRALYAQDSLFRVIPEPVYAKSTGLKTFIHPETAIYYPESLAADAALLNEAIRSYTGYGLPLKPQPENTIAATIGFGKGRTSSQQLILELDSVKVKEQSGYQLAIQDNKIAIVGHDPAGVFYGIQSLMQLLSRSENNILSLPQGIIKDYPRFNYRGMHLDVGRHLYSVDFLKRFIDLLSLYKFNVFHWHLTEDQGWRIEIKKYPKLQSIAAWRSGTIIGHKKESPHTFDGKKYGGYYTQEQVKEVVAYAGSKYVNVLPEIEMPGHALAALTAYPELGCTGGPYQTAQFWGVFDDVFCAGNEQVYTFMEDVLDEVISLFPYAYIHIGGDECPKLKWEHCPKCQKRIKDEGLKDEHELQGYFMKRIERYLAGKNKKAIGWDEVLEGGISKSTTIMNWRGEQSGIAAAKAGYEVIMTPENLLYLDYYQSLNKNEPIAAGNYTPLSKVYAYEPVPDALSPEEAGYIKGIQAAVWTEYMSDEKHLEYMVFPRALAVSEIAWSERGRKNYPWFLNKLRQQEALLKKKNVNYFPYFDELTAESKNEVGQVGTLALKTTLPKALIRYTTDGSKPVASSKLYQQPILLNRSMVLNAQLFVGKKPTGRVFNQQFQHHLGSQKKITLVNPPAGKYAFPANLLLNGMEGHHRFNDGQWLGFSGKDLDAVVDLGKLTPVSNIGINILNYHWQRMWAPTRLRFLVSADGTNFKEIYTRENFEKDGINKVQARFPAQQVRYVRVVGENVGTIPKGSYGEGEKAWLMADEIIIQ; this comes from the coding sequence ATGATTTTCGGAAACAAACGGAAGAACAAAGGTCGATATTTAAAGCTCAGCTTTAAGCTGATTCTGATGGTGGCATTACTATTTTCAGGTAGGGCATTATATGCTCAGGATTCCTTATTTCGGGTGATTCCCGAACCAGTTTATGCAAAAAGTACAGGCCTGAAGACATTTATTCATCCGGAAACCGCTATTTATTACCCTGAATCTTTAGCCGCGGATGCAGCCCTGCTCAATGAAGCGATCCGTTCCTATACTGGTTATGGGCTCCCTTTAAAGCCACAGCCCGAAAATACGATAGCGGCTACCATCGGTTTTGGGAAAGGTAGAACTTCAAGTCAGCAGCTGATACTTGAACTGGATTCGGTAAAGGTAAAAGAGCAAAGTGGTTACCAGTTGGCCATTCAGGACAATAAGATCGCCATTGTTGGACATGATCCTGCAGGTGTATTTTATGGCATTCAATCGCTGATGCAATTATTATCTCGTTCTGAAAATAACATATTGTCATTGCCTCAGGGAATAATTAAGGATTACCCCCGTTTTAATTATAGAGGAATGCACCTGGATGTAGGCAGGCATTTATACAGCGTTGATTTCTTGAAAAGGTTTATTGATCTTCTTTCCCTTTATAAATTCAATGTTTTTCATTGGCACCTGACAGAAGATCAAGGCTGGCGTATAGAAATAAAGAAATATCCTAAACTGCAATCTATTGCCGCATGGCGATCAGGAACGATTATCGGCCATAAAAAAGAAAGTCCACATACTTTTGATGGGAAGAAATATGGTGGATATTATACGCAGGAACAGGTCAAAGAAGTGGTGGCTTATGCAGGTTCTAAATATGTGAACGTATTGCCGGAGATCGAAATGCCAGGGCATGCACTGGCAGCACTGACAGCTTATCCAGAATTGGGATGTACCGGTGGACCTTATCAGACTGCACAGTTTTGGGGTGTATTTGATGATGTCTTTTGCGCCGGTAATGAACAGGTTTACACTTTCATGGAAGACGTTTTGGATGAAGTGATCAGCCTGTTTCCCTATGCCTATATCCATATTGGCGGTGATGAATGCCCTAAATTAAAATGGGAGCATTGTCCGAAATGTCAAAAGCGCATCAAAGATGAAGGTCTTAAAGATGAACATGAACTGCAGGGTTATTTTATGAAGCGCATAGAGCGTTATCTGGCAGGTAAAAATAAAAAAGCCATTGGCTGGGATGAGGTACTGGAAGGTGGCATTTCTAAAAGTACCACAATCATGAACTGGAGAGGAGAACAAAGTGGTATTGCTGCGGCAAAAGCCGGTTATGAAGTCATTATGACGCCTGAAAATCTATTGTACCTGGACTATTACCAGAGTTTAAATAAGAATGAACCAATAGCAGCAGGGAATTATACTCCATTATCAAAGGTTTACGCTTATGAGCCTGTTCCTGATGCGCTAAGTCCGGAAGAAGCAGGTTACATTAAAGGAATTCAGGCAGCGGTATGGACGGAATATATGAGTGACGAAAAACACTTGGAGTATATGGTTTTTCCACGTGCATTGGCCGTATCGGAAATCGCCTGGTCGGAAAGAGGCCGGAAAAACTATCCTTGGTTTTTAAACAAATTACGTCAGCAGGAAGCTTTGCTCAAAAAGAAAAATGTGAACTATTTCCCTTATTTTGATGAGCTTACTGCAGAATCAAAAAATGAAGTGGGACAGGTTGGAACGCTTGCGCTAAAAACTACTTTACCTAAGGCATTAATTAGGTACACTACTGATGGTTCAAAACCAGTAGCCAGCAGCAAACTGTACCAGCAGCCAATTTTATTAAACCGTTCGATGGTATTGAATGCGCAGTTATTTGTGGGGAAAAAGCCGACAGGAAGGGTGTTTAACCAGCAGTTCCAGCATCACCTGGGTTCGCAAAAGAAAATTACCTTGGTAAATCCGCCAGCAGGAAAATATGCTTTTCCGGCAAACCTGCTGTTGAATGGCATGGAAGGACACCATAGGTTCAATGACGGTCAATGGTTAGGCTTTAGCGGGAAAGACCTGGATGCGGTGGTAGACCTAGGTAAACTGACACCGGTATCCAATATTGGAATCAATATTTTAAATTACCATTGGCAGCGGATGTGGGCACCAACACGACTTCGCTTTCTGGTGTCAGCAGACGGAACAAATTTTAAAGAAATATATACTAGAGAGAATTTTGAAAAAGATGGGATCAATAAAGTTCAGGCCCGTTTTCCTGCTCAGCAAGTACGATATGTACGGGTGGTCGGAGAAAATGTAGGAACTATTCCGAAAGGATCTTATGGAGAAGGAGAAAAGGCCTGGCTGATGGCAGATGAAATTATAATCCAATAA
- a CDS encoding gluconate:H+ symporter, with protein sequence MTLFIVVGAILLLVLLTTWGKVNAFIAFLLVSILAGVLLGIPLSGITKSLQKGVGDILGSLIMVIVFGAMLGKLVAASGAAQKIASVMMKIFGRKYIQWGLMTTGFIIGIPLFYNVGFVLMVPLIFSVVYKYKLPAVYLGLPMLAALSVTHGFLPPHPSPAALVLQFHANMGMTMLYGILLAIPAIVIAGPLYARTLKGIVAVPLKTFQSDDLPEDQLPTARNSFISALLPVIVMALTTVGVLLFKDDSTVTSFAGFLAEPSIVMLLTLCVTTFTLGIKMGKSMKQVMSIYGEAVKDIAMILLIIAGSGALKQILSDSGVSVEIGNVLAGWSIEPLFLGWLIAAVIRVCLGSATVAGLTAAGIIAPLMVNSNVNPELMVLSIGAGSLMFSHVNDPGFWMFKEYFNLSIKETVRSWSVMETLVAVIGLFGVLILNQII encoded by the coding sequence ATGACCTTATTTATCGTTGTAGGCGCTATACTATTACTCGTTTTACTGACCACCTGGGGCAAAGTAAATGCTTTCATCGCATTTTTATTAGTCTCCATTCTTGCTGGGGTCTTACTGGGGATTCCCTTGTCCGGAATCACGAAGTCCTTGCAAAAAGGAGTAGGAGACATTCTTGGCTCGCTCATTATGGTGATCGTATTTGGTGCGATGCTGGGTAAGCTGGTGGCTGCAAGTGGCGCAGCACAGAAAATTGCTTCGGTGATGATGAAGATCTTTGGGCGTAAATATATTCAATGGGGTTTGATGACTACTGGCTTTATTATCGGAATTCCTTTGTTCTATAATGTAGGTTTTGTACTGATGGTGCCCTTAATATTTTCAGTGGTGTACAAGTATAAATTACCTGCAGTATATCTGGGCCTGCCTATGCTAGCCGCATTATCGGTTACCCATGGTTTTTTACCGCCTCACCCTTCTCCAGCCGCATTGGTGCTGCAGTTTCATGCCAATATGGGCATGACGATGCTTTATGGGATTTTACTGGCCATTCCCGCCATTGTCATTGCAGGGCCATTGTACGCCAGGACATTAAAGGGGATTGTGGCAGTTCCTTTGAAAACTTTTCAATCTGATGATTTACCGGAAGATCAGCTGCCGACAGCCCGGAACAGTTTCATTTCTGCTTTATTACCGGTCATTGTAATGGCCCTGACTACGGTAGGTGTCTTGCTGTTTAAAGATGATAGCACGGTAACCAGCTTCGCCGGATTCTTAGCAGAACCTTCGATTGTAATGCTGCTTACCCTCTGTGTAACGACTTTTACACTGGGTATAAAAATGGGGAAAAGCATGAAACAGGTGATGTCGATTTATGGAGAAGCAGTTAAAGATATTGCCATGATTTTATTGATTATTGCAGGCTCTGGAGCATTAAAGCAGATCCTTTCAGATAGCGGAGTGAGTGTAGAAATTGGAAACGTATTGGCAGGATGGTCGATAGAACCTTTGTTTTTAGGTTGGCTGATCGCAGCAGTCATTCGGGTATGTCTGGGCTCTGCAACAGTAGCAGGATTAACAGCAGCAGGGATTATAGCACCACTAATGGTCAATTCTAATGTAAATCCAGAACTGATGGTGCTTTCTATTGGTGCAGGAAGTTTGATGTTTTCCCATGTCAATGACCCGGGATTCTGGATGTTTAAGGAGTACTTTAACCTGAGTATTAAAGAAACAGTTCGCTCCTGGTCGGTGATGGAAACATTGGTGGCAGTAATTGGTTTGTTTGGGGTGCTGATTTTAAATCAAATCATTTAA